The sequence CAGAATGGTTTAAAGAAGATATTAAACATCAGAGTTTACATCTCTGTGATCCTACACAGAAGATTATCAAGGCCATCCAGAGAATTGGGCCTACTATCTCAGACACATCCCCAGCTGGGATTTGGAACTCTAAGTGGATCAGCTCTGTGAGACTTTGCCAGTTGACTTCTTGTCTCAGAAACTCTGCTTTCTGTCTGTTGTTACCTCAGCAAATCGGGTAAGTAAAATTCAAGCACTGGGGCGTCTGAGCCCTACCTTCTTTTCCTGTAGGATTGGGTGTTGGTGAGAATTTTACCCAAAGGTTGCATCTTTAATTTAAAACAAATCGACAGATTGAGTTGCCTTTGTTCCTGCTGAAACCCTTCAATGAAGAAGAGTTGAAGAAAAGCAAGAATCTGCAGATCCTTGAAGTCTAAGTGGATAATACAGCCCAGTCAGTATTCTACCAGGAAGGCAGGTTTAAAGTACCTCAGCCTATTAGAGCACCCTTTACAAGGGCAATATCCACGAATTCTGTACTTGACAAAATCTGCATGACTGCTTCTTGCTTATAGACTGGACATTAGGTCATACGAACAACCTTCAGAAGAAGTGTGGTTATGGCAAATAAATGTCCCCTCCCCTTATGTGTCTTGCTACATCCCCATTCGTGCTgatgcttaggacgtaagggaaagggtaattttttacttactgtaatttctttcctgtagtcctaaGCAGCACCACAGACTACCCTCCCAAATGTTTTCTTAAGTATTGTCGTTAGAATTACACAAGGAGCCTAGGTTAGGCCAAGTTCTTATAGGCGGGGTTCAATTAAGTCTttaattgcttgttaccatctgtcctatcattgctgggagatagaatcttcccccattcgtgctgctgcttaggactacaggaaagaatttACGGTAAGTAAAAAAATTACTCTTTATTTAACATGTCGTCACGGCATGTTACTATAGTATCACTATTCCAATAGGCCTTTCTAAGTCTTTTAATAATTTCCTTTCCACACGGTACTCAGacatgattaagcgcgcatgcgcaaAACGCGTCGTCTCACCGATAGAACCCTTCCACATGGGTCCTAATTTTAACCTGAACATGGAATAAAGATATATGTTTTAACAGTTCATCTTTTTCACCGGACAAAagtgctggatccacccgcttcTTAGCAGACAGATTTCCATTACGTAAAGGGCTGGCAACCCAGGATCCGTGCACTCCACATCTACAAACCTTGGTCCTGGCTCAAAACAGGTGAGCTGACACCCACTTTCTACGTATTAATACAGAATGTCCCAGCTTAATGTGTCCTCAATCAAATGGCTGTCTTCTCTGTTAATGTGCAGATGACCAGGACTTGTGTTTAGTttagtaagtacagctttgttttaaagcacaaTAACTTAAATATGAAATTATTTTTAAATGTaattaatgtaaattacaaatgttttgttgcacatctcctgttgatttaggttttgaaagttataacagtgaccattttaacccccttaaggacggagccaattttgatttttgcttttttgtttttcctccttgtgcttaaaaggccatagcacttgcatttttccacctagaaacccatatgagcccttattttttgcgtcactaattgtactttgcaatgacaggcggaatttttgcataaagtacactgcgaaaccagaaaaaaaattcaaagtgtggtgaaattgaaaaaaaaaacgtatttcttttatttagggggattgtgtttttacgccattcgccctggggtaaaactgacttgctatgcatgttcctcaagtcgttacgattaaaatatgtaacatgtataacttttcttgtatctgatggccggtaaaaaattcaaaccattgttaacaaatatacgttccttaaaatcgctctattcccatacttataacgcttttatcctttggtctatggggctgtgtgatgtgtcatttttgcgccatgatgtgttctttctatcggtaccttgattgcgcatatgtaacctgctgtattttaAAGCACACATGAAATAAAGTCTACGCATCCAAACGGTGAGTGCCCCCGCATCTTTCTCCTCCGCTAATATAGATTTGTTCTAGTACCGTCTATTTTCTTAAGGGGAGCACCCCGTGGACGAGACATCTCATCCAAAGCTTCAAGACGTGTTAGTCTGATAATTCACCTGTGTCCAGTGAGTAGTGCCGGTACTATATGCCTATAAGAAggttgattgcgcatatacgactttttgatcgctttttataaaattttttctggatttgatgcaaccaaaaatgcgcaattttgcactttgggatttttttgcgcttaccgtgcgagatcaggaatgtgattaatagttcaggcgattacgcacgcggcgatagcaaacctgtttatttatttatttttatttataacctgggaaaaggggggtgattcagacttttataaggggagggggctttttattgataacaacactttatttattttttttacacatatactagaagcccccctgggggacttctagtatatacactttgatctctcattgagatctttgctgtatagttatacagcaaagatcaatgagatcgacaCTCGTCgaccgaaaacaaacgagtgtcgagccggggtcgtcgccatcttggagcggaccccggccggcacaacacacggagatcgctcctccgggacagatcctgtacgtgtgaacgcaccctaaagcattGGAAAAGCTTTCATAGGCTACAATCAGAGAACAATCAGTCACAAAAACTGTTGCCTACAAGTAAGGAGTTTGCTCAGTGACCTGGGTGGTTAAGACTCATTTTTTCCAAAGCTGATGGAACAGAAATAGGGAAAAAGTCACATTTTTGTACAGTTGTGCTACTATTGTAAAGCAAAAACATTAATTCTTCAATCCCCCCTAATTTTGTGTcccatttttttacatttatagcaTATAAGGATAATAAATTAACATGGCTATAAATAACTGGTCACGTCATGTGGAGAAACACCTGTCTCACCTACACATAGTTTCACAACATCCACATTTTCTATATTAGTACAGGGTTGTGTGATAACAGCTTGGACGTTCCTATCTCTAGTAAATGTGTAAATGGCTACTTGAGGATATATAAGCTGCACAAATCCCGTTTATTCTCCACTTCTCACTATGGCAATTCTGTGGCTTCTGTCCTGCTTTGTCCTGTTAGTGGGTAGCTATGGTAAGTAGAAGCATTCAGTGTTATAATGTCTTATAGAGATCACTAGTTTCTTGCATTATTACCTATTATGTACCTATTCCTCAGGTTGTGGTGTGCCAAGCATCAAGCCAGTCATTTCTGGTTATTCCAAGATTGTGAATGGTGAGGAAGCAGTTTCTGGGTCATGGCCATGGCAGGTGTCTCTGCAGGTAAAGTACCATGATCTTATATACTGTACGACTTACTTATTTTAATATCCACAATATAAAAGTAAAAGAGAGAACAGACATGTACTTATTTAATAACTGGTAGAAGATTCCTGACCCTCACCATTCCCAGCACTCATAGCTGTAAGCGGGGTACGCTGACAGCACTGTCCAGGAGAAGGCATGCAAAGCCAGCAGCTTTCTAGGTGAGAGATGCTGGTGTGAGCCGTACCATGTGGCTCCAGGCCCCCCTACCGCACAGGCCGCATAgtatggtctgcctccatggcagctacgccactggttgagATCCCACCAGTTGAAACTCTTGACATGTGGGATTATTCTATATATGTTCTAATATATTGGAAATTTGGAAACAGATCTACGTTCTACAGATCatatacattagaaaattgtaattCTTGGTGGTAAAGCAGAACATTGTTCTGATGATTTTTATTAAACATCTATAGACCAACACCGGattccactactgtggtggttctcTGATCAGTGATCTCTGGGTTGTGACTGCTGCTCACTGTGAAGTCAGGTAAGTCATTTATCATCTTTTTCATAGTACAGCTATTCTGAAATCCCTCTGAGCCATAGAGAAgagtctaatgcccctattccactggtcgtcagaggagcaaacgagcgctctaaGCGCTCGTTtggtcctcgttccccgctcgctgccaccgctattcagcgcggctgcagcgagcgggtgaatgcgggaggggcggcggggagctgcgggggggctgcccgggggatcgctagatcgtccgggcagcccataggatatagcagcgtctgctgccgacgctcctattcaacggagagacggcagcagatcgctgctatatcagtcgcttgtttttcaacatgtggaaaaacaagtgactgcaacaatcagccgacatgaacgatgttggctgatcgttgcactctattccacgggacgattagcggccgatatcggacgaatactaacgataatcgttccgtggaatagggcctttagggtgcgttcacacctacaggatctgccgcagatttcatgctgtgttcagttatttaaatgaaatctgctgcagaaaatgagCTGCAGATcgtgtaggtgtgaacgcaccattaatgtgtATTAACAAGGCGAGGCACCCACATATTGTCAGCTGGGACCTTTGCAACTTGGTAGAATAACTATGCTTATGGCATCCTGGAAAGTATCATGGAATTTCAGTATGCTATATTTGGTAATTATTTCTGTAATTCATATAATATTGAGTATATAGATTCTGACATCCTATAACTCGATGTGAGATAAAGATATGGACACTAAACATGCAAATAGTATAGAAGTAGGAGAACTTactgacttaaagcgactctgtacccacaatctgtcccccccaaaccacttgtacctttggatagctgcatttaatccaagatctgtcctcgggtctgttcggcagactgcagtaccggccggatgatctttagcgccatttaattctgatgcgggcacacccgcacacgccctcatcagaactccccactgcacactatagagcgtacACTGGCCGGGGTtctctcagaaggcagcacttcataagttctgtgggaatcacagctgttgtgacaatggccgtgattcccacgggactttgtgtgaacatagcctaaaggtgatggATGAAACCAGCATTATCTAGTAATATACAATATCACAATACAGCTACAGAAACTTTACTAACGGTACATAGAATTGATCATGGGcgctctcctcacactggcaTGGCTGCTTAACAAGGAAACATTCAGATGGAATGACTGTTAATCTACATGAAGTAATTACTGTATACACATGAGGAATCTATAATATACCATCCATTGTAGAGTAAAGCTTTGTGTATATCCTATATAGAGAGAGAAATGATAGAACTCTAGATATAAATGTCATATAACACAGAAAAAACTTAATGAAGTCCCTAAAATGATTGTAAATCTTTATCTACAGCACCTCTGACCGTGTAATTCTGGGTGAACATGACCTCTCCAGCAATGCTGAGCCTATTCAGACTAAATCCATTGCAAGGGTAAGCAGAAACACTAAAatatttatgtaatttatttatttattcatttattttcaaATTTTCCCATTTTGTCTCAGGTCCTCACGCACCCCGGCTATAGCGACTCAACCCTTACAAATGACATTGCACTTGTGAAGCTGACCAGCGCTGCTACCATCACCACtcgtgtgtcccctgtgtgcattgCCGCTAGTGCTGATGTATTCAGTGTAGGAGAGAGATGTGTCACTACTGGATGGGGATACATAAATGGTATAAGTAAGTAATGGCCAGACAATAGTAATTTACCAAGCTGGGTATAACATGACCTCACCTTGGTCGCCAAAATCCCAGAGATAATATGTAGATCAACCtcaatgttttttttactttagcacAAACAAGTCCAAGCAAACTGCAGCAGGTGACTCTGCCTCTTCTCAGCGATACTGAATGTCAGAGATACTGGGGAGACCAAATCCAGAGCAACATGATCTGTGCTGGGGCATCTAAAGCCGACGCCTGCAAGGTATGACATCACACATCTCTGGTCATGTCCTGTCTATTATCCACTTATACTCATACTCATAACAttccagtttgtttgtttttttaactaattTAGACAAATTCTTTGAGCATAATAACATTAACCgcttaacgaccgtgggcgtataTCTACGACCTGCGGCCGCTTTGGGgccttcagagcggggccgcgcggcaaccccgctctgaaccgccccaGTCCccggtgccacatgtagcccaggaccgcggcaattagtgggcacagtccgatcgccgtgccgctAATTAAGAAATCAGTTtgagctgtcaaagttgacagctgcatctgaatcctttatgcagcccaatccctggtgtctagcgctGTAACTTGATTGCTTTCGGTTGCAGAGCTGCATAGATTTCAATGAGCGATCAATGTgcatatactaaaagtcccccaggggggcttctagtatatgcgtaaaaaaaaattgtgttattattaatttaaaaaaaaaactcccctttgaatcaccccctttttcccatgttataaataaaaataaataaataaatatgtttggtatcgctgtgcgcgtaatcgcctgaactattaatttatcacattcctgatctcgcacagtaaacagcgtaagcgtaaaatcccaaagtggaaaattgcacatttttggttgcatcaaatccagaaaaattgtaataatatgcgcaatcaaggtaccaatagaaagaacacatcatgtcgcaaaaaatgacacctcaccaagccccatagaccaaaggataaaaccaggggaatggagcaattttaaggaacatatttttgttaacaatggtttaaattttttaaaagccatcagataaaagaaaagttaaacatgttacatatcgttgtaatcgtaacaacttgagaaacatatataacaagtcaactTTACCCCAGgtcgaacggcgtaaaaacaaataccccccaaataaacataatgcggtttgtttgttttttttttgtttttttttcaatttcaccacacttttttttttctttctggttttgtagtgtacttttatgaaaaaaattcagcctgtcattgcaaagtacaattagtggcgcaaaaaaaataggggttcatgtgggtttctaggtgaaaaaatgcaactgctatggccttttaagcacaaggaggaaaaaaaaacggaagtgccaAAAtcgaaattaaaggggaactgtcagcagtttatactaacctgctgatatgtcctgaAACAAATCTCGGAAATTTCAGTGCTGCCAATATTTTTATTGCTTTACTGAACAATTAGCCAATAGAATCAGTTTATCTGTAATGAACTTATAATTTATAACATCTATGACATAAGCCATAGATAACAAACATGACCTTTATACACATTCACTTCTTTTCTTCCTAATTTCAGGGTGACTCTGGCGGGCCTCTTGTATGTCAGAGAGATGGAACATGGATCTTGACTGGCATTGTATCATTTGGAAGTCCTATTTGTTATGGTTATATTCCTGGAGTTTATGCAAAAGTTACCGCCCTGCGATCCTGGCTGGATCAGACTATTGCTacttattaaaaatataaaagttcTATATCTCCTGTTTTCAATAAATGAGCTATACAATCTCATAATATTTGACTGTATTTATTATAGTTCACCTCAGTAACCCTATGTTTTTTATTTGGGTAACACAATTAGTTGTCAATTGATACGTaattattagggatgagcaaacttttgaaaagttcggttcagtaacagacatgtactgcccttgcccataattaaaggaccagacatcagcactcaggtgcacggtcttggacaccaagaatcctaatgactcgccaacatttttctacacaactgtgcagtgatgggacagctcatgggatttttttttccccgctgGGACAgtgattggactttttttttaagctttcttgtatagttataggctatgttcacactgcgtatgattccgtccgtagttcgtacgccgccgtacatgtgtggctgaaactacgggcgtgggaaaaatcgacaagcggccggatgcatacgaaccgcgaacatacgcccgtagtacagttatgcttccctagcttgattcgaagcgatctgaggcaggtaatttacttggaaatcttcgcccagccccgtaaactacacagaaccttttggatagaaaaatcaagttcaatttggctgaaataagtccttcgtacgggactgcatggaaatccacggccgtgagtttcaacatttccgtcctcaaacaatggtcttgttcatttttcacggcgctgtatacgatccggccgtaagctcatacgtagtgtgcattgtgcgggcgtatatcgtatactttcaagcgaacgcatcaacctcaaaactatgtgcgtatattcgcggttcgtgctacggatggattcatacgcagtgtgaacatagccataaagatataaactgagagaTTTTCACTTAAAGTAGATTAGCTTGAACACTGAacttgctttcatgtgtcttggttgatactcacagacagctttgacattacatttttaattaggcagcacccaggtatatttGAGGAGAAaaacttaaggtctcaccctaacaggggtgacgtcacacatcttgatattcacagaaatatCAAGAAATATCAACAAAATTCAAagaagtaataatcccttgtatcctggtctattctgtgattttatttgttattgttcttTTAACCAGAATggttacaaactttttgcaaagtttgtaacgaatcttgTTCGTTatggtttggttcgctcatccctagtaattaTAATATAGGAGCAATAAGACTCAGTTCACCTCTGCATTGTATTTTCTGTTATTCTGCTTCCTCATTaaaccctagacgaccctggacgtacccgtacgtccagggccgcctccacgcGTCCAATAGCACCTGAAGAATCCCACTAAGATTAATAGGATCCATCAGGTTTCCGGCATGGTGCCCAGAATTTGACCAGAATTATGAGAGCAGAATTTCATGAGTGATGCCCACTGATTATGGATGATTTACATTATTGAGCTGATTAATCTATCACAAAATTTATGACAGAATTATGTTAAATTACTCAAAAAGGTTCTTAACAGGACAATATTTCCTAACACGTTACTGGGAATACAAATTACCAGGGTGGGGCTAACCAGTGGACcaaatactatatagggcacagagtgacctaactattatatggtggGGGCACAAAGAAGCCTAACTaatatatagatgcacagaggggcctaactactatatggggacacagagaggTCTAATTACTCTATATGAATGCCCAGTGGGGGCCCCATGGCATGGCTGGGAAtaaaattcagccctggcattggaGAGCCACTTGCTGCCTGGTTAAACATcttaaaaggggttttcagatttaaccttacctgtcccctatccacaggaattCTAAATCTGCGCCCTGGCTTCTTggttatgaatggagctgcgggttggtgtttgacctgcagctccattcattctctatggagccgccggaaagagtCGAGTGCTGAGCTTGGCTCTCTCCGGCTGCCCCACAAAGAATAAATGGAACTGCAAGTCACAAGCCAACCTGTAGCTATATTGATAACAAAGGAGTCGCTGCATTATTCTAGAGATCCCCGGAGGGCAGAATCTCATACTTTTCCCCTATACTGTTGATAGAGAACAAGTGAGTTTAAACTGGAAAACCcatttagggtgtgtttacacttggcgagtttgcagcaaatttTATGCTGGGAGTTTCACCAGTACCACTATTGTCTAATGGCCCTCTAATGTCAGCGGTCTGTAGGTATGGTATCTTGTGAATATTTATTAACTTTTTATAAGCCTATGGAGGGAAATGCATGTTCGGTATGTAAGTGGTACATGCatgctgcatttaaaaaaaaaaaaagcattaaagtgaatggaccattaggtacatgttttttttttt is a genomic window of Dendropsophus ebraccatus isolate aDenEbr1 chromosome 12, aDenEbr1.pat, whole genome shotgun sequence containing:
- the LOC138768715 gene encoding chymotrypsinogen A-like produces the protein MTFGTKWRTALDTDQSRAATVYRNYLKVKKMFEAWWVKVSSTFPLLQSISSEWFKEDIKHQSLHLCDPTQKIIKAIQRIGPTISDTSPAGIWNSKWISSQIGSSFSPDKSAGSTRFLADRFPLRKGLATQDPCTPHLQTLVLAQNSYTAKINEIDTRRPKTNECRAGVVAILERTPAGTTHGDRSSGTDPVRCGVPSIKPVISGYSKIVNGEEAVSGSWPWQVSLQTNTGFHYCGGSLISDLWVVTAAHCEVSTSDRVILGEHDLSSNAEPIQTKSIARVLTHPGYSDSTLTNDIALVKLTSAATITTRVSPVCIAASADVFSVGERCVTTGWGYINGITQTSPSKLQQVTLPLLSDTECQRYWGDQIQSNMICAGASKADACKGDSGGPLVCQRDGTWILTGIVSFGSPICYGYIPGVYAKVTALRSWLDQTIATY